Part of the Klebsiella africana genome is shown below.
GTCAGTACTTAACATGAAGGAATGAATTACAATATTAAATATAAGTTTTTTTTGTGGGCGATGAACAGAGAATTAAAGCCGGTTATTCAGGCAGGGCAGGAACAACTACCCATGGATAATCGGCTCCCGGACATGTCCGGGCAAAGAAATCGTAGAACTAGCGCATGACAGTAAGACGGGGTAATCGAGGCAATGTCTCAACTGTACAAATGAAAGAATGCGTTGCTGGGTGGGCACCGGCAGTCAGAGCCAGCGTTCTGCAACTGCATCAAAGGCTAAGTGTACCTGCCATTACCTCAGCTCATGAATCAGCATGCCAGCATGTTTAATGTTTAGAGTCGTCATGTTTGCATTAAGGTCTTTCATCATTCTGGTTCCGCCGCATCGCACATATTCTCTTAATCTTCCATTGTAGGCAGCGCTGGAAGCGATTTTAAGCTGCTTTATCGGACAGGGAAGATAACCCACTCCTTTAACGAGATCGTCCTCAACAGCGTTCAGGTAAACGGGAGAGGCAGCAATGATAAAGTTATCATGCCGGTACATACTAAACAGTTCCGCAAGGGAAGGGACTTTTCCAGGTAGTATGGGGTCAGAAGTCAGCATACCCCATATGCTGGCGCTCTTTCTTCCTATCTTTGTAAACGTAGCATCATAAGGGATCGCGGGGTCAGAACTGTGTCGTAGGCCCAGACCTGCAGAAATAACCCATAAACAGATATGAGAATTAGAGTTTGCAATAGACTTAGCTGTACTCCAGTGAGCACTACAGTATATGTTTTCCGTTTCCTTAATATCATCATTACATGTAGTGAATCGGGACTGCACAAGACTTTTCCATTGCTGATAGGCAATCTCAGTATCTGTCGTATGGTAGGGAAACACAGTGTCATGTACAGGTCCTGCTTTCCTTTTCGCGCATGTTGTAATGAGATGAATTGTCGACATTATTCAGAGCCTATAAAGAGTATTTATTATCAATAAGGTAGTGTATTTAAAGATGGGTATACTGGATCATCTTCAGGCACCCAATAGCCAGACCCGCACTCCCATTCTTCTCCAATGAATACGAACATTTGCCTGACAAGATATCTCCTGAGTTCCTGAGAGATTACGCTCTCAATTTTTAACAGGTAACTCTTGTTCTTACAATGGGCTTTTAAGTGAGAAAGAAGTGTACTGAAGCAGCCTTGATTGGTGATAAATACAGAAACTGATGAAACAACCAGAACAGGTTTACCCAGCAAAGATGCATGTTTGCTACGTGCACGTATATACATGTTTTCGAACAAGGACAAGCCATCAACATGTCTGGATTTTACTGGTATAATACTTCTATTACTTTCATCCATTAGCCTTTCAAATGCATTGATAATATTTGTAATGTCAGTTTCTAAAATTTTTTGATTAATTATCATTGTACTTAGGCTATCCCGGCGATAGTAATGTTCTTAAAATCACTGATTAAACTGATATCCACAGAATGCGCCAGTGTTGTTAGCTCGGAAAAGTTTATTTTTTCGTAATAACCATCACTGATTAAGTTTAATAAATTAAAATCCAGGGCAGGTGGTGGGCAAATGCTTCCAGAGGTGTAAATATATTCAAGCCCACGTGCAACAAATATTCCGTGAGGTGCACTCTCTGCTAAGTTTTCCCCTGAATATAACTCAACCCACATCCTGAGTCGGTAATCCAGAGTGAATTCACCTATCTGAATCCAAAAATGTGGATATAACTCAAAGTCTGTTTTGTGGTTTTTAACTACCCCGCACATTCGTTGATGAGAAATGCCAGCATGATTTAGAGCACTGCTTATCATTAAGGTATGGCCATCGCACTCAACGGGTGCATTCTCAATAACCTGTAAGAGATTATTTAACATTACAAGGCATTCGGGCATAAGGAGATTGGCCATATAAAAACCTATTCCGTAATTTCTGAAAGGAAGTCACTAAAGGGCTTGTCGTTGTACTGGGGGTATAATCGTTTCATCATTCCAAAAGCGGACTTCACAGCACTGCGGAAGTCAGGATAAAAAGAAGGCTTAGTATGAAGATCGCTATCATTCTTCAACACACCTTCGAAGCAGCCATACTCTTCTCCAAACTCCTGAACTATCATCCACCGGCCATCCTTGCATTCAACTACCATCAGAGCCGAATTTGGGTAATCGCCAGCAGGGGTCAACCAATCTAAATGGTAGTGGTTGATAGTATCATATACCTTATGTACATTCACAGAATGGTCTCCTGAGCGTATTTAACATAACGTACATTATGCGTACTAAGTTATTGATTTTACACGTTTTGTGGTTTGGTGTGACTATGGCCATATATACTAAATGCCAATATGAACACAACAAACTCAGGCTGACACATACATCATTACAGTGAAAAATGTAATCAATACTAATGTAATGACGTTTATCCACAGAGAAACCATACTCTTACTTATGAGAAGGTTAGCTAAATCCGAGTCCTCATCTTCATACTTAACAGCCTTGGATGATGTCTGTCTACGCTTCATTACCGCATAAATCTCATAATGACTGACTATACGGCATATCAACACCAGATAAATTAGAACAATACCAGCAATGATTAGATGTCTGGATCCGTTAAACAAATCCATAACTGTCTCAATATGATCGTTTAACATAGTAATCTCTCTGCGGCCGGACCAACCACGATAATGCATGACGATGATAAAAAAAACCACCTTGGTAAGGTGGTTAATAAAATAAAGAAATTTTGTATTAGATGAGGAAATCTTCGAGAGTTTTTCCTGCATCCAGCTGAGCTTTAATTGGTGCCGGAGTACGTCCCTGACCTGTCCAGGTTTTTTGCTCACCGGCATCGTCTATGTAAGCATATTTCGCAGGACGAGGTTCACGTTTTTTGCGTACTTTAATGTTGACGGCCGCGTCCATCAGTTCGCTCGGATTTATACCATCAGCGATCATCATTTCCCGGTAATGAGAGAGTTTTTCTAAACGCTCACGGTTAGCCGCTTCGGCCGCCTTTTCTTCTTCACTGCGTTCAGCGACGACAATAGTGAACTTTTCTAATACTTCTTCAAGCACTTCTAATGGTAGCTCTCGTGCCTGAGCGCGAAGCGTACGGATGTTATTGAGAACCTGTAATGTCTCGCTCATAGTTACCTCTTTATGCACATTGTTATGCAGTTACATAACAACATTAAATTAATTAAAAAAATTCAGCAAGTGGTTTAGGAAGTTTAATTATTTCAATCGAAAAATGTCTTAAAATGAGTCTATCTCATGCTGAATGTATGTCCCTAGTCTGGAAACTGCACTGTTGGTAATTTCACCATCCGAAAAAAAATCATCTCGGGATATTTTATCCGGTTATGATTTTATCGTTGTGTGAAGTGAACAAGATGTTGTGATTGTAAAGGGCATTAAGCAAACAATCAATGCAATTTGAATACATTTTTTGACTGCAAAAGAATCCTGCTTAAAACATTTCTAGCTGCAAAAATGTTAAGGGGGTGATTAACAAACCACCCTGAATTTTAAAAGTTTACCCTCTTAGAGAGAAGTATCAGAAGGCCATAAAAAATAAAACTCACCTTTTTTATAACGATTGGGTTTACTCTAACCACCGATGGAAATACCAGTAGAATGCCGATATTGATAAAGTGGAAGTGTGATTCCTTATTTAATTATTCGCTTTTCGCCATTGACGTGGTTCAATAGAGTGCGGATCAGACCACAGACCTTTCCCTTCATTTCGAGCGTTTTGTTCAAGAGGTCCATATTCAGGAACAATCAACCTCCCCTGATAGCGATATGCCCAGGCCATACCGTTTGCGACCATGATGGCGTTAACATCGTTGTTGTTAAGATAGATTGTGCCAAGCATACGGCCATAGACGTCCTGCCCATGGTCCTGAATATTAACAACCTGATTTGCTACTAACTGAATCATTGTTTGCTTTGCCTTCTGCCCGAAGGCTTGCTTGCTTTCAGGGGCATCAATCCCATAGAGCCGTATTCTTGTATTTGTTGTACCGTCATAAGCCTGGACTGTATCACCATCAATAACACGCACCACTTTCGCCGAGAAAGTTTTGGCAATTGAAGTTAGTGGGGAATATAAAAGGATAACAGCCAGTGGAAAAATGGCTAATCTAGTTGTCCGGATGTTTATCATTGGTTGTCTCTGGATGATAATCATTAAATGTGATTTGAGGGGGAAATCACAACGATTTTGAAAAGTTACTTTCAAAGTATAGGTTACTTTATTAACAACATGCTATTGTGTCAATGTATATGAAAATTATTACCTGAGGTGAATGAAAACGCATCTCGGCTCAGATCAATTAAGGGGGGCTTATGTCTACTGTTAATGATGTGATTGTATCTTATGGAGGTGACAGTAAAAGGTATTCAAGAGACTTCCAGACAAAAGAAGAATTTAAAAAGAGCTGGTACGCCGTTTTGTCACGGGCGCATGCTTCGGTAGAAGCGAAGGTAAGCTGTGCCTGTAAAGGAAAAGGACAAAAATCACTTGCCGTAAAATATCACTCAGGCGGTGATACTTATTTCCTGGCACGGTACCCGAACACAGGTAGTCAACATTCACCTGACTGTATTTTCTTTACGCTTGATAAAGACAATTCAGGTCTAAAATGCTATACACAAGGTGTCGTCAAAGACCTTAAAGATGGAGGCTACGGAATTAGGTTAGACGTGGCATTAGCCTCATCTGACTCGGAGTCTACCTCGATCGTACCGGTTGATAACAGGAATAAATCAGGTGGTGTTTCTCAGAATAGCATGTCATTGCTGGGTCTTCTCCAGTTCCTGTGGGATGACAGCGGTCTGAATCGTTGGTATCCGAAAATGGCCGGGAAACGTAATCCTGGCAAGGTGTTCAACCTTATAACCCACTCTGCGGAAAAAATTAAAGTCGCATCACATCCACTGTCCATGCATTTACTTGCAGGTGCATATCCTTCGACACCACAGGAGACAAAAAACATAAAAATGACATCAGAGGCGCTGATGAATAAAGAGCGTCTGATTTGCCTCAATGTACTTTCTAAATATAACCCTGAAAGACACTCGAATGCATCAAAACGACTTCCGATAAAGTTTTTTTCAGGTGTTCCAGTTGTGCTGATGAATACTGATAATTGGGCATCACTGGAGAAGAGATTCAGCTCTGAAATAGCAAACTGGCGTTCTGGAGGTAACGTAATCTGTATGGCTATAGGGGATTTGGGTAAATTTAAGGGGAAAGATACATACTATCTTAAACCACTTCAGATAGCATTGATGAATGTTGATGAAAACTGGATCCCGGCAGACTCGAGTTATGAGCTGACTATGCTAAATTATCTTCATAAGCATGAGCGGTCATTTATCAAACCCCTGAGATATGATGCGTCTAATAATGATGTTTTCCCAGATTTTTGTCTGACGGATATTGGGGGGCATGAACTGTTTCCTATTGAGGTATTTGGTATGGATACAGCTTCATATTTGGCGCGTAAGGCGATCAAAGAAAGTTACTACAATGAACGATATGGAAAGGATGGTTGGGCATCATGGGTTGCCCCGGCTGGCCCCCTACCCCATTTGCCCGATAAGGGCTGCAGTTAACGCCAAAATGCTTCAGAAAGGGCTTCGGCCCTATTATAACTATCATCACTTTTCATCACATAGTAAGAGAATTTGATCAAAATTGTCTCTAACATGCGCATAGAAAGTAACTTTTTTAAGATAATCTTTGTTTTCGTGATTTCAGGCTATAACTTTTAAGTGTATATGCGTTTTCACCCGATTTTTCAGATACATAAAGCTTCATTTATTAATTCCCTATTTCGTATCTTTAGAAATAAAACATGTTATTCTAATCAAAGCGATTGTTATCTATCCATATCAAGGAGTGCTTCATGTTAAGCGTAAAAGTATTCGCACCTAAATTTTTCTACTTTTGTGTCTGGTCCGGCATCTTGATGTACATCTTTTTTTTATCATTAACAAATATTATGTTGAGAAGTATAGATCATGAAGTGGCTACGACTTTCAAGGATAGTGAAGGATTTGTTTCAAGTGAACCAATAGCGGTAAAGAAAATTGATTTTTCTGATACTAGGCAAACAATGACTCTTGATAGACTAACTGGCGTCAAGTGGAATTATTATAATATCGGTGAAAACGAAACGATCGGGATTTTTAGTTACAATCAAATTAAAGAAGGTGACATTTTAACGATAACCTTACCCACTGAAAAGGTACAAGAAGAATTAAGAAGCGGGCGTTTTAAAAAGTTCCAGGACTTTTCTTTTTTCAAAGGCTTAGTTAAGGATAGTAAAAATGTGCATTTTGCTAAAGTGTGCATTACCAATGGGAATTGTTTTTCAGCAATACGGCTATAGTAAAAAGGGCCTATTGGCCCTTTTTGTTTATTAAAAAACTCACGTTCTTATATATTTTCTTTAAAAGACGAAAGAAGTCATGTTGTATAGTCACCGCCCCCCAGAAAATAAACCAGGTCGCAAGAAAATGTAGGAATAACCCATATTTAATCTCAATCCCTACAGATAATAGAGAATTTATCGTGGCTTCAGCCAGGTACGGAGAAAAGTAATAGAGAGCAATAACAGGAATGATTGAGTAAATCACAAATAACAGGGTTCTCCTTAGTGTAAGATCTTCACTTATTTTAGAGTCAGAATTAAATCCCCTGTCATGAGTTATGGATAATTCTTTTATGCTCATTATCGTTCCTTAATTAATGTGGAAAGTTACTTTTCTAAAGCTTAACCTGCCTACTATCATAAAGCTTTTAAAGCGAATTAGTTGAATATCTTTGGCTACTGACTAAGTTCAAATAGCGTCAGTGTCTTCGTGTGGATCTCCTCGTTATGTCCTGGTATATTTTAAAGTGAATCTTACATCGGGGGCTGAGCCTTCTGTTGAATCCACTATTTTTCAAAGATTGATGCACTTTTATGATTATATATCATATTAAAAACAACATGGCCTAGTTTCAATGTGTTTGTTTGGAAAATAATTTTTAATACCACATCATTGTTGTTTAAAGTGTGGATGTTTTTATTTTACACATGTCTACTTTATCCCTGTATGTACAGGCCTGCATATATTGACCGCAAGACTATTCAATAAAAAGGTCATGATGCGCATTATGGTTCACAGTACCGATATCATGGTAGACATTGATCCCCTCGATCGTCTCGCCCAAAGATAAAAGTAACTTTCTGGCATAAAAGGCTTCAGCCCTGTTGTCCTTCATCCTGTGATTTCAATTTTGATCAATTAACCGGCCAGAAATCATACGAAATTTTATTTTCTCTCCGTGCGCTACGTGAAATCTGACGTACTCACCCCTCCGTTTTTCTTCAGATTTCGCGTAGCGCAACCTGAACAAAAGCCACTAGAAAAGTAACTTTTGGACTGATTTAGAAGCTGGTTACCCCCACTTCGGATGATAACGTTATATTAACACATGGAATAACAGTTATTATTCTAACTGTTAATGGAATGTTGCACACCTCTTGGCGCGATCGAAAAATGAGCACACTTCAGGTTATTCCTGAATTTATGCTTTTTGTTGGTTTTTATATCGACATATTGAAACCTTGTTTTATTTAAAAGGCATCAATTTTATAATCAATTTCTGTTATTTTAACGCTATTGACATTTACCATCGTGACTATATCCAATGATATTAAATCACTTGCATCTAAAAGTGACACCGTCACGTATTGTGCACCCAGAGAGACCCTTTTGTGAAAAAAGTAGTTCACTCCCATAACGAAATGTGGGCTTCTTTTTTGCAGATCGTATGTGGATGTCTTCAGGTAGCAGGAAGGAAAGTGATGCAGGCATGAAAGGATGAGAAACCGGCAAAGGGGCTGCTACTGCTCCATATTCAACAAACCACCCCTGGTTAGTTGAAACCTTTGCCGGTTTTCCTGACAATACCAGACAGGTAAACTTTTTCCATCAGATTTTCTCGTCAACATGTTGCATTCATAATTTTTTCATAATTGGATGCTTTTGCAGGACAACTACGGTTTTTATCCATTCGTGCCCGGTAAAAAAAATAGTTAAATAGCGATTTCACCCTTTTAAAGGGAAAATTGTCCTCAGGCTCACAGTACTATAAAAGTATCAATAATCAGGAGCCTTACTATGACTATCATGAAAGTTCATTATTCTTCAACTGACGGGATCCCTTTGAACTCCCTTTATCTGAAGGAAACTTCAACCACTGAACGATCAGGTTCAGTACTGGGGGGTGGCATTTCGGGAGACTCTGTTATTCTGGGAGGCGGAGGTTATGCCGGTTCGGAAATGCAGAAGACGACTCGTTCTTCTGTCTTTGCACCACCTGATGAAGTTACTGCTGAGCCTGACAACACAAAAATGGTCCTCCGGATTTCCTGTGTTATCGGTGTAATGTTTTTACTTATAATTATTACCTTATTCAGTAATGCTGCTGTTGATATTTTTGATGTAAACGTATCTAAAACAATGTCTTCTTTCCTGGAACATGCTCCCTTCTTTATCATTGGACTATCTGTCATTTGTGCTTTCTTTGTTATAGCAATGACCGATCATGATTACACCCCGGTACTTGAAGAGCATAAAAGGAATGAAGCGCGTTTGTCTGTATACCACAGGCTACGCTATGTCGAAGCTGATAATATTGTTTTTGACCCGCAATCAATGAAAGGATGTTATGCAGAAAGAAAATTCATTGCTTCACTAGTTGAAAGCTGTATCACTAAGTAATATCCCTGATTTCCTTTACTAAGCCTTTCATGTAAGGCTTAGTAACTGCTTTAACCCTCCCTTTGCTCACTGTTTTTATAAGCTTCCGGTTTATGGGTGTGCTAAAAGTTGCTTTCTTATGTTTGAAGTTGACTCCGAAAAATATTAAATGTTTTTGAATGTTATTCAGAAGCACTTTTATATAAATAGGTACTGGCAAGTGAAATAATTACTGATAATATGTCTTTATGTGCTTCCTATTCTCTAAGGATAGTAATTAATGATATCCACCACGCTTGTCCCGATTAACCCTTTCCAGCGATGTGCAATGGCTTCTATTGCTTCTGTGGAGAATCGCAGAGCTTTGGGACGGAAAACAGGAGAGCTGGCCTACGTCAAAGCCTTTTTTAAAGAGCTTACAGGTAAATCTCAAATTACCGCGAATGACTTGAGAAAAGTCGATGCGAGTTACGATCCATTTGTTCGTGGAGAAGCAACAAAATTTGAGTACCTTCGTGCTATCGATATTCTGATTGAATCCCGTGGAGAGCGTTTTATTCTCCCTCTTTCCTGGTCTCTGGCAGTTTCCATGTTTCCAGTGTTACAGAACCGGGATTTACAGCGCCGCGAACACCGTGACCGGATTCATGATCAAAGGGTGGAACGCCTGACAAAGAAAGAATCTAACCTATTGAATTATCAACTTGAAATCAACGTTGCAAAATCCAGACTTTACCTGTCTTTCTGTGTTCCAGGTCAACATAAACGCTGGTTAGAGGAGTGGCGAAACGATATCCATGGACAAGGACTTACAACGAATGATATTTACCTGCTGATTAACGACTGGTGGTCATCATTCTGGATCACTTCATACAGAAAGGACTATATCTGGTGTTACACACTGGCTGATTTGCTGGACGAGATTGATTATGTTCTTAGCACTATTACAATTATGGAGTTTAACGTCTGTTTTTCGGCACTACCATTATCCCTTATATATAAAGCTAGATAGAATACAA
Proteins encoded:
- a CDS encoding plasmid SOS inhibition protein A, coding for MISTTLVPINPFQRCAMASIASVENRRALGRKTGELAYVKAFFKELTGKSQITANDLRKVDASYDPFVRGEATKFEYLRAIDILIESRGERFILPLSWSLAVSMFPVLQNRDLQRREHRDRIHDQRVERLTKKESNLLNYQLEINVAKSRLYLSFCVPGQHKRWLEEWRNDIHGQGLTTNDIYLLINDWWSSFWITSYRKDYIWCYTLADLLDEIDYVLSTITIMEFNVCFSALPLSLIYKAR
- a CDS encoding H-NS family histone-like protein, translating into MSETLQVLNNIRTLRAQARELPLEVLEEVLEKFTIVVAERSEEEKAAEAANRERLEKLSHYREMMIADGINPSELMDAAVNIKVRKKREPRPAKYAYIDDAGEQKTWTGQGRTPAPIKAQLDAGKTLEDFLI
- a CDS encoding DUF1173 family protein — translated: MSTVNDVIVSYGGDSKRYSRDFQTKEEFKKSWYAVLSRAHASVEAKVSCACKGKGQKSLAVKYHSGGDTYFLARYPNTGSQHSPDCIFFTLDKDNSGLKCYTQGVVKDLKDGGYGIRLDVALASSDSESTSIVPVDNRNKSGGVSQNSMSLLGLLQFLWDDSGLNRWYPKMAGKRNPGKVFNLITHSAEKIKVASHPLSMHLLAGAYPSTPQETKNIKMTSEALMNKERLICLNVLSKYNPERHSNASKRLPIKFFSGVPVVLMNTDNWASLEKRFSSEIANWRSGGNVICMAIGDLGKFKGKDTYYLKPLQIALMNVDENWIPADSSYELTMLNYLHKHERSFIKPLRYDASNNDVFPDFCLTDIGGHELFPIEVFGMDTASYLARKAIKESYYNERYGKDGWASWVAPAGPLPHLPDKGCS
- a CDS encoding thermonuclease family protein; its protein translation is MINIRTTRLAIFPLAVILLYSPLTSIAKTFSAKVVRVIDGDTVQAYDGTTNTRIRLYGIDAPESKQAFGQKAKQTMIQLVANQVVNIQDHGQDVYGRMLGTIYLNNNDVNAIMVANGMAWAYRYQGRLIVPEYGPLEQNARNEGKGLWSDPHSIEPRQWRKANN